In a single window of the Neorhodopirellula lusitana genome:
- a CDS encoding DUF1501 domain-containing protein: MSLPTPHQAFAHNRRVFLKNSGTGIGTAALASLFAGDSGSTATAAPGLPTGAHFPAKAKRIIYLFQSGGPAQQDLFDHKPLLNEMNGKELPAEVRGEQRLTGMSVNQSSLPIAGSHFKFSQHGESGAWLSDLLPYHRDIVDDVCFIKSMHTEAINHDPAITMFQTGSQIAGRPSLGSWLSYGLGSENKDLPAFIVLVSAGQGGQPLYARLWGNGFLDSKYQGVQFRGGSDPVLYLSNPKGIPASRRRAQLDAINSLNQHQFAQEHDPEIESRIAQYEMAYRMQSSVPDAADFSDEPESTFELYGQDAKKPGTYAANCLLARRLAQRDVRFIQLYHQGWDQHSNLPKQIRGQAKETDQASAALVKDLKQLGLLDDTLVIWGGEFGRTSYTQGVLTNDNYGRDHHPRCFTTWMAGGGIKPGISHGITDEFGYNVVEDGVHVHDFNATVLHLMGIDHERLNYRYQGRRFRLTDVHGEVLNNIIA; encoded by the coding sequence ATGAGTCTCCCCACACCTCACCAAGCTTTCGCCCACAACCGCCGAGTCTTTCTAAAGAACAGTGGCACCGGTATCGGAACCGCGGCACTGGCCAGCCTCTTTGCCGGTGACTCCGGTTCGACGGCAACCGCGGCGCCCGGTCTTCCAACGGGCGCTCATTTCCCAGCCAAGGCAAAACGGATTATCTATCTGTTCCAGTCCGGTGGACCGGCCCAGCAAGACCTGTTTGATCACAAGCCGTTGCTGAATGAAATGAACGGGAAAGAACTGCCCGCCGAAGTCCGCGGCGAGCAACGACTGACCGGGATGTCGGTCAATCAATCATCTTTACCAATCGCCGGTTCTCACTTCAAGTTTTCACAACACGGTGAGTCCGGTGCGTGGTTGAGTGACTTGCTGCCTTACCACCGAGATATCGTCGATGACGTTTGCTTCATCAAGTCGATGCACACCGAAGCGATCAACCACGACCCCGCGATCACGATGTTCCAAACCGGTTCACAAATCGCCGGGCGTCCGTCGTTAGGTTCTTGGTTGTCATATGGGCTAGGCAGCGAAAACAAAGATTTGCCAGCTTTCATTGTGCTGGTTTCAGCCGGACAGGGTGGGCAACCGCTTTACGCAAGGCTTTGGGGCAACGGTTTCCTGGACTCGAAATACCAAGGCGTGCAATTTCGTGGCGGTAGCGATCCGGTTCTTTATCTTTCCAATCCCAAAGGCATCCCTGCATCCCGTCGCCGTGCCCAACTCGATGCGATCAACTCACTGAATCAGCACCAGTTTGCTCAAGAGCACGACCCCGAAATTGAATCACGAATTGCTCAATACGAGATGGCGTACCGAATGCAAAGCAGCGTTCCCGACGCGGCCGATTTCTCGGACGAGCCCGAATCCACATTCGAGTTGTATGGCCAGGACGCCAAGAAACCCGGCACGTACGCCGCCAACTGTTTGCTCGCTCGGCGATTGGCCCAGCGTGATGTGCGGTTCATTCAGCTGTACCACCAAGGCTGGGACCAACACTCCAACCTGCCCAAACAAATCCGAGGTCAAGCGAAGGAAACCGATCAAGCTTCCGCCGCGTTGGTCAAAGACCTGAAGCAACTTGGCTTGCTAGATGACACGCTGGTGATTTGGGGCGGTGAGTTCGGGCGAACCTCGTACACGCAAGGCGTTTTGACCAACGACAACTATGGCCGCGACCACCACCCACGGTGCTTCACAACCTGGATGGCCGGTGGCGGCATCAAGCCAGGAATCAGCCACGGCATTACGGACGAATTTGGCTATAACGTGGTTGAAGATGGAGTGCATGTGCACGATTTCAACGCCACCGTTCTCCACTTGATGGGCATCGATCATGAACGCCTGAACTACCGCTATCAAGGACGCCGTTTCCGCTTAACCGACGTGCACGGTGAAGTGCTAAACAACATCATCGCGTAA
- a CDS encoding phytanoyl-CoA dioxygenase family protein, translating to MNTHVDDIPNPSPSQLAELPRQMGFVPAVGTSPGLLTAAQIDLYNTMGFLMPFDGLDPTEAAETRAFFDGVLAAFIELGRNSYSISTAHLRFARIYELVQHPRIVNAVADLLGPNVVCWGSHFFCKMPGDGKRVPWHQDSTYWPLSPTKTVTVWLAIDDADPDNANMKFIPRSHVHGLIDYDETQDADTVLNLAVQNPGSYGDDAVDVALKAGQFSMHSDLLLHGSEANQSNRRRCGLTIRYAAADVTTWYDWHKKGFLVRGEDTNGHWANPPQPNH from the coding sequence ATGAACACCCACGTCGATGACATTCCGAACCCTTCCCCAAGTCAACTGGCCGAACTGCCGCGGCAAATGGGATTCGTTCCCGCGGTTGGCACGTCACCGGGGTTACTGACCGCGGCACAGATCGACCTGTACAACACGATGGGATTCCTGATGCCTTTCGACGGGCTTGATCCGACCGAGGCAGCCGAAACGCGAGCGTTCTTTGATGGTGTGCTGGCCGCTTTCATTGAACTGGGACGGAACAGCTATTCGATCAGTACCGCACACCTGCGGTTCGCCCGCATTTACGAACTCGTTCAACACCCTCGAATTGTCAATGCCGTGGCAGATCTGCTCGGCCCCAACGTGGTGTGCTGGGGATCCCACTTCTTTTGCAAAATGCCCGGTGACGGAAAACGCGTGCCCTGGCACCAAGACAGCACCTATTGGCCGCTCAGTCCGACCAAGACCGTAACGGTCTGGCTGGCGATTGATGATGCCGACCCCGACAACGCCAACATGAAGTTCATCCCACGCTCGCATGTCCACGGGCTGATTGATTACGACGAGACCCAGGATGCGGACACGGTATTGAATCTAGCGGTTCAGAACCCCGGGTCGTACGGCGACGACGCCGTCGATGTAGCGCTGAAGGCCGGCCAGTTCTCAATGCATTCCGACCTGCTATTGCATGGCTCTGAAGCCAATCAATCCAACCGCCGTCGATGCGGCCTGACCATCCGCTACGCAGCGGCCGACGTGACCACTTGGTACGACTGGCACAAAAAAGGCTTTCTCGTCCGCGGCGAAGACACCAACGGCCACTGGGCAAATCCTCCCCAGCCAAATCACTGA
- a CDS encoding CAAX prenyl protease-related protein, whose protein sequence is MLAYVAPMLAFLLVLQLEDYATADFAWLLYVLRVVAPAGALAYFWSQGCYRELRLKWSWMILSDLLVGVALAAMWILPYVLFPQLRPSGADVEFDPTMFGVAWVSWVLALRMIGYAMVTPVMEELFMRSFLMRYADVYDVDQDFRKLPLARFTWRSFIVVVVVFMGTHMMWEWWVMLPWAVLTNLWFYYRKDLFAIIVVHAATNASILLAAIFASDSFSLWFLV, encoded by the coding sequence ATGCTGGCTTACGTTGCTCCCATGCTCGCGTTTTTGCTGGTCCTTCAACTGGAAGACTATGCAACTGCGGATTTCGCCTGGTTACTGTACGTGTTACGCGTGGTGGCTCCGGCCGGAGCTTTGGCATACTTTTGGTCGCAGGGGTGCTATCGCGAATTGCGTCTGAAATGGAGTTGGATGATCCTAAGCGATCTGCTCGTTGGGGTGGCATTGGCCGCGATGTGGATTCTGCCCTACGTGCTGTTTCCTCAGCTTAGGCCTAGCGGCGCGGATGTTGAATTCGATCCAACGATGTTCGGCGTTGCCTGGGTATCGTGGGTTTTGGCGTTGCGAATGATCGGCTATGCGATGGTCACGCCGGTGATGGAAGAACTTTTCATGCGCAGCTTCCTGATGCGTTACGCCGATGTTTACGACGTTGACCAGGATTTTCGCAAGCTGCCCCTAGCGAGGTTTACCTGGCGCAGCTTCATAGTGGTGGTTGTCGTCTTCATGGGCACACACATGATGTGGGAGTGGTGGGTCATGTTGCCGTGGGCCGTACTGACCAATCTGTGGTTCTATTATCGAAAGGATCTGTTCGCGATCATTGTGGTTCACGCCGCGACCAATGCTTCGATCCTGCTGGCGGCAATCTTTGCCAGCGACTCGTTCTCGCTATGGTTCCTCGTCTAG
- a CDS encoding PEP-CTERM sorting domain-containing protein — MQGTPKMVKDRFVIQASTLIITVIFVTTASAELVTFTDRDAFDATGGTSSVIDFETTALDVVSSGDTISGVTFAYDFGGVSLAVDDQFDTTSGLRYLATDDGGVLQDGDDLNFSFLPAAGFGLFVVSADPLLDGDVTLTSGLVTAALEASSVQQTLADGSSVWFMGLRSDDAETITSVVLETHGGGGSFLYNVDDVVVVSAVAVPEPSSIMLLGLVTFALVRCRFRSSLKQKKDQ, encoded by the coding sequence ATGCAAGGCACACCAAAAATGGTAAAGGATCGCTTCGTGATCCAGGCGTCAACCCTTATCATTACTGTGATATTTGTCACCACCGCGTCCGCTGAGCTAGTCACTTTTACTGACCGTGACGCTTTTGACGCTACTGGCGGCACGTCGAGCGTTATTGACTTTGAAACCACTGCTCTTGACGTGGTCAGCAGCGGAGACACGATTTCAGGGGTCACCTTCGCCTACGACTTTGGTGGTGTAAGCCTGGCTGTCGATGACCAATTTGATACAACATCGGGCCTGAGGTATCTTGCAACTGACGACGGCGGCGTTCTGCAAGACGGTGATGACCTCAACTTCTCATTTTTACCTGCCGCAGGATTTGGCCTATTTGTAGTAAGCGCAGATCCGCTGTTGGATGGCGATGTCACGCTGACGTCTGGTCTTGTTACTGCAGCGTTGGAAGCCTCCTCGGTACAGCAAACCCTTGCCGACGGAAGCTCGGTCTGGTTCATGGGCTTACGTTCTGACGACGCTGAGACAATTACCTCGGTCGTTCTGGAGACGCATGGTGGAGGTGGCTCTTTCTTGTACAACGTAGATGACGTCGTCGTGGTGAGTGCGGTTGCTGTACCAGAGCCCTCAAGCATCATGCTGCTTGGTTTGGTCACATTCGCACTTGTGCGTTGCAGATTCCGTAGTTCCTTGAAGCAAAAGAAAGACCAATGA
- a CDS encoding alpha-L-fucosidase encodes MPIHASASCRLLATCCLLLAATGSNGISAQELSKDSLLNFVNTRYQAYFHYNMCTFKNVNEAEHSGRSRGNEPVEWFNPTGLAVDQWAQVCIDSKMTGGWLTSKHHGGFCLWDSKLTDYDVASAPVKKDVVGEFVKEFRKRGLKVGIYYSILDYHHGIDNGTVSQEKIDFIKGQLTELLTNYGPIDYMNFDGWSTWPTLPDFDDIQYKQLYDTVKALQPDCLIVSHTYESNLAHADVPFADAAGRSYPYHKDYLRPSAASDTSQGDWWWDDIPKFRKPKSKAYILKQLQSYNSHNSVYVLNISPGPNGRLDDNIVARLKEVADAWDKPADLTEAGDDWGFQYDVSENLAFHRPSIQSSTQGSVIDMRARPRAEIAVDGVTEGIGAMEQAAMTQEEMSPWWEVDLQRDCRIDQVQVYFQTDSSSERTPISISIADDQGHVKWIERLDAKSSEFQNPNQLVVPTSSGGVVGRKVRIKAISKKASLGVAEVIVSGESGQEK; translated from the coding sequence ATGCCAATTCATGCTTCCGCGTCTTGCAGGTTGTTGGCGACTTGTTGCTTGCTACTTGCCGCAACAGGATCCAATGGGATCTCGGCACAGGAGCTTTCAAAAGATTCTCTTTTAAACTTCGTGAACACGCGGTACCAAGCCTATTTCCACTACAACATGTGCACGTTCAAGAACGTGAACGAGGCAGAGCACTCAGGACGCTCCCGTGGAAATGAGCCCGTTGAATGGTTCAATCCAACTGGCTTGGCCGTCGACCAATGGGCGCAGGTTTGCATTGATAGCAAGATGACAGGCGGTTGGTTGACGTCCAAACACCACGGGGGATTTTGCCTTTGGGATAGCAAGTTGACCGACTACGACGTCGCTTCGGCGCCTGTGAAGAAGGATGTCGTCGGCGAGTTTGTGAAAGAGTTTCGCAAGCGTGGACTGAAGGTTGGGATCTATTACTCGATCCTCGACTACCATCACGGCATTGATAACGGCACCGTATCCCAAGAAAAAATTGACTTCATTAAAGGTCAACTTACCGAACTGCTGACCAACTATGGCCCCATCGACTACATGAACTTCGATGGCTGGTCGACGTGGCCCACGCTGCCTGACTTTGACGACATCCAATACAAACAGCTGTACGATACGGTGAAGGCGTTACAACCGGATTGCTTGATCGTCAGCCACACGTACGAGTCGAACCTAGCCCACGCGGATGTTCCGTTTGCCGATGCGGCGGGGCGGAGCTATCCCTATCACAAAGACTACCTGCGTCCGTCGGCCGCGTCGGACACGTCTCAAGGAGACTGGTGGTGGGACGATATTCCGAAATTTCGCAAACCCAAGTCAAAGGCGTACATCCTGAAACAGCTTCAGAGCTACAACTCGCATAATTCAGTCTACGTTCTGAATATCTCACCAGGGCCAAATGGACGCCTGGATGACAACATTGTCGCGAGACTGAAAGAGGTTGCCGACGCCTGGGACAAACCAGCTGACTTGACCGAAGCTGGCGACGACTGGGGATTCCAGTATGACGTATCGGAAAACCTGGCCTTCCATCGACCATCCATTCAGTCCAGCACCCAGGGATCGGTGATCGACATGCGTGCTCGGCCTCGCGCCGAAATCGCAGTCGACGGCGTGACCGAAGGGATCGGAGCAATGGAACAAGCAGCGATGACACAAGAAGAAATGTCGCCTTGGTGGGAAGTGGATCTTCAGCGTGATTGTCGCATCGACCAAGTGCAGGTCTACTTCCAAACCGATTCGTCAAGCGAACGCACACCGATTTCAATCTCAATCGCTGACGACCAAGGTCACGTCAAATGGATCGAACGCTTAGATGCGAAATCCAGCGAGTTCCAAAATCCAAATCAGCTTGTCGTCCCCACTTCGAGTGGTGGTGTGGTGGGTCGCAAAGTTCGCATTAAGGCGATCAGCAAAAAGGCATCACTGGGCGTCGCCGAAGTGATTGTTTCCGGCGAGTCTGGACAAGAAAAGTGA